GCCAGTAAACGCGTACCGGGAACTGCTTCGGTGGCTGACACTGGCGTGATGGACATTGCGCTGGAACTCGTACACGAGCTCTACCCCGACGCCCGGGCGGCTTGGCTTGGCGGGAGTGTGGTGCGGGGAGATGCGGGGCCTGGGTCCGACTTGGATGTCACCGTGCTGCTGGACGGACCACCGGCGCCACGACGGAAGTCGCTGATGTACGGCGGGTGGCCGGTGGAGTTGTTCGTACACACCGAGAAGTCGTTGCGGTACTTTGCCGACAAGGACCGGGAGCGGCACCAGCCGACGATGATGCGACTGGTCGGGGAATCCGTGGTTCTGGTGGACACCGACGGCTCTGGCGCACGGCTGCAGGCGGAGTACCTGGCCGAGGTCGCGGCTGGTCCACGTGCGCTGTCCACCGACGAGCTGAATCTCCTTCGGTACACGATCACCGACCTACTGAACGACCTACCCGGAGCCGCGCCAGACGTCCGGCTGGCCATCAGATCAACCCTCTGGCAGGAGGCAGCCCGCCTGCTACTACTAGGCGCCGGCCACTGGGCCGGCACCAGCAAAGGCCTACTACGCGAGGTCACCCGCTACGACGCCACCCACAACACCACCCACGCGACCGCCCTGATCGAAGGCCTAAGAGCCGACGACAACCAACTAGCCCACGAGGCAGACACCATCCTGGCCGCGTACGGCGGGCGGCTGTTCGCCGGGTTTGAGCTGGCGGCTCCGGAGCTACCCGAGTAGCTCGCAGCGGCGTTTGGGGAACAGGCGGGTAAGCACCAGAGCGAGGGCGGCGCCGACGGCAACGCCGGGGAGTGCCCAGCGCCAGCCGGTGAAGAAGCCCGCCTGACCGGGCCCGGTGAAGGCTGACGGTTGAGCAGCCAGTGCCGTCTGGTCCGTCGGTGGGGTTGTCTGGCCAGCGGGTGGAGCTGTCTGACGGGCGGGTGGAGCTGTCGGCTCGGCCGGTAACGCTGGTGCGGGCTGAGTCGGTTTCGGGCCGGTCAGGAGGTTCAGCGACCTGAGCAGGGCCGTGAGCTGAGCTGGGTCGGTTGGGCGGTGCCAGGTCGGCTTGGTGAGGGTGGGTGCCGTACCGGACAGGTTGTCCTGGCTGGCGATCAACGGGCCGCCCGGCGCGTCCGGGTAGATGACGTCGACCCGCCACACCGACCTGTCATAGAGCCTCCAGGTGGCGCGTACGAACCGCGCGCCCAGCGCCGCACGAGGCGGATCAACTGCCGGCGGCGACAGCAGTAGCTTCTGCAGGTCGCCGTACCGGCTGTCGTTGTAGTCGAATGTGACCACTGTTGACGACGCACTGAGCGTGACACTGGTCGGACCGCCCGCCGACGCGGGCGCGGCAGTGAGTGCGAACAACAGAACGACCAGTGCGAAGGTACGGCGGACCATGGCTGCTCCCAACTGACAGTGGTGAACTCACACGGGGTACACCGCCACCACTCAGGAGGTTCCGCCCGCCAGCTCGACCGCACGCTCCCGGCCGACCCCTTCAAGCCGGAACGTCACGCCATCGCGCTCCCAAACCAGCGTCGGCCCAGCGATCCGGACGACCTGCTGATTCACCAGCACCAGCTGATGTGGCGTCTCGAACCAGTACCCGCTGACCTCCTCCACGTACTGCAGCCCCGAGTAGTACTGCTTCAGGTACGTCGGCGAGATCCCGGACCGGAACTGCTCAAGCCGCACCTCACTCCAGCTCGTCGCCACGAACCCATCCGACGCCTGGACGCCCGTCGGCGTACCCAACTGCTTCGGAAGCGCCGGTGTGAACCCAGCAACCCGGGCAGCGTCCTTCAACGACATGCCCGGTGAAACCGCAGGGACCGAGGGCCTACCAGTTGGCGGTGTCCCGACCGGCTGCGCCTGCACTCCCCCGATCCGCAGCCACTCCGCCACCTGCGCTCGTACCGGCGGCGTCAGCACCACACCAGCAACAACCACCAACAGCCCTGCAAAGAACACCCGCCACCTGTCGCGCAGCCGTTTCCGTACCGGCAGGTCAGCAACCCGCTGCAACACAGCGTCCGTCAGCCCGGAGTCAACCGGCGGCACGACGACAGACCGGCCGAGTGCTCGTAACTCATCGTCCAGGTTCATCGCTGCACCTCCTTGTCCGGCAGTGCCTCGCGGAGCCGTCCCAGTGCCCGGTGCAGCCGCGACTTGACCGTTCCACGCGGCCAACCGAGCACCGCAGCGGTCTCGGCCTCATCGAGATCCAGCAAGTACCTGCACGTCACCACCAGCCTCATCGGCTCCGGTAGCGCCCGTACCGCACTCAACAGCTCGGTCCGCCGCTCCAGCGACACCGCCTCCTCCGCCGGGTCCAGGACGACATCCAGTGGCGCCGCCAGCTCCTCCCGCCGCGACCGCCGCCCGCGCGTACGCATCAGGTTCCGCGTCTCATTGGCGACGATCCGGAGCAACCACGGCCGGAACGGCGCACCGTCCCGGAAGCCGGCCAGCCCTCGGTACGCCTTGACGAACGCCTCCTGGACCACGTCGTCCGCGTCGGCGCCCGCGCCCAGGAACACGGCCGTCCGCTTCGCCACCGGGGCGTGCCGGTTCACCAGCTCGCCGTACGCGGCGGACTCCCCGGCGCGTACCCGAGCCACGATCGCGGCTTCCTCACCCGGACTGATGCGGACCTCCTGTCACCTTCCAGTCATGTCACCACACCGTCACTACACCGCCGAGGATTGTCGGGTTCCGGCGATAAGGTCGGGTTCGTGCCTGATATCGATGAAGCGTTTCTTGATCTTCCCCGGCGGGAGTTGGCTGAGGCCGCTTTGCAGCGTGCTCGGGATCTCGGTGTGGTGTTCGCCGAGTTTCGGCTGGAGCGGATTCGGTCGGAGTCCATTTCGTTGCGGGACAGCGTGCTGGAGAGTGCCAAGGACGACGAGGATCTCGGTCTTGCCGTTCGGGTCATCCACGACGGGACCTGGGGGTTCGCCGCCGGGGTCGCGCTGACCGTCGACGAGGCGGTCCGGGTCGCCGAGCAGGCGGTGAACATGGCGCAGGTGTCG
The genomic region above belongs to Kribbella solani and contains:
- a CDS encoding sigma-70 family RNA polymerase sigma factor, with translation MARVRAGESAAYGELVNRHAPVAKRTAVFLGAGADADDVVQEAFVKAYRGLAGFRDGAPFRPWLLRIVANETRNLMRTRGRRSRREELAAPLDVVLDPAEEAVSLERRTELLSAVRALPEPMRLVVTCRYLLDLDEAETAAVLGWPRGTVKSRLHRALGRLREALPDKEVQR
- a CDS encoding nucleotidyltransferase domain-containing protein, which encodes MDIALELVHELYPDARAAWLGGSVVRGDAGPGSDLDVTVLLDGPPAPRRKSLMYGGWPVELFVHTEKSLRYFADKDRERHQPTMMRLVGESVVLVDTDGSGARLQAEYLAEVAAGPRALSTDELNLLRYTITDLLNDLPGAAPDVRLAIRSTLWQEAARLLLLGAGHWAGTSKGLLREVTRYDATHNTTHATALIEGLRADDNQLAHEADTILAAYGGRLFAGFELAAPELPE